A genomic segment from Arcobacter acticola encodes:
- a CDS encoding DMT family transporter, producing the protein MNKNLFYFLLVLAMIFWGVSWVNVKILSSYINEYELIFLRMGISFISMIPILYFFKLSFKIDFKALFLILLASVVLVVYSISFFLGVEHGMAGFGGALVTTLIPINTFIILAIINRKTISLKHSFALILGGFGVLTILNVWNFDLNEIFSKDNIYFLIASILWPILTIISSKAVKTNPLVFTFYVYVISTFIIYQFFIDNSLFNRTYSFDFIFWLNIFVISILSTTFATSVYFVGIAKLGTNEVSSFIFLVPSSALILSAIFLDEEITYNTILGTICTITAIYILNNLNILRILEVLKIKK; encoded by the coding sequence ATGAATAAAAATCTATTTTATTTTCTTTTGGTTTTAGCCATGATATTTTGGGGAGTATCATGGGTGAATGTAAAGATTTTAAGCTCTTACATAAATGAATATGAATTGATTTTTTTAAGAATGGGAATATCTTTTATTTCCATGATTCCAATATTATACTTTTTTAAACTCTCTTTTAAAATAGATTTCAAAGCCTTATTTCTTATTCTTTTAGCTTCTGTTGTTTTAGTTGTATACTCAATATCATTCTTTTTAGGAGTAGAGCATGGAATGGCAGGATTTGGAGGAGCATTAGTAACTACTTTAATACCAATTAATACTTTTATAATCTTAGCAATAATTAATAGAAAAACTATTAGTTTAAAACACTCATTTGCTTTGATTCTTGGAGGATTTGGAGTATTAACTATATTAAATGTTTGGAATTTTGATTTAAATGAGATATTTTCAAAAGATAATATATATTTTCTAATAGCCTCTATTCTTTGGCCAATACTAACAATCATAAGCTCAAAAGCTGTAAAAACAAATCCCTTAGTTTTTACTTTTTATGTATATGTGATTTCAACATTTATTATTTATCAATTTTTTATAGATAATTCTCTTTTTAATAGGACTTATAGTTTCGATTTTATTTTTTGGTTAAATATATTTGTTATTAGTATTTTAAGTACCACATTTGCAACATCTGTATATTTTGTTGGGATTGCAAAACTGGGAACAAATGAAGTAAGTAGTTTTATATTTTTAGTTCCTTCATCAGCTTTAATCTTAAGTGCAATTTTTTTAGATGAAGAAATAACATATAACACTATTTTAGGAACTATTTGTACGATTACAGCTATTTATATTTTAAATAATCTAAATATTCTAAGAATTTTAGAAGTTCTGAAAATAAAAAAATAG
- a CDS encoding GNAT family N-acetyltransferase has translation MEIKIATEEEIKYCYELMHQANKSLSEKDFINTISEQIKNGYKLIYVIENKEVICVTGFIISQKLAWGKYLHIDDFVTNKSVKSTDAAKALLDFIKIYAKQQECSSIHLDSSIQREEAHKFYLNENMKIDSYHFSINIK, from the coding sequence TTGGAAATTAAAATTGCAACAGAAGAAGAAATAAAATATTGTTATGAACTTATGCACCAAGCTAATAAAAGTTTATCTGAAAAAGATTTTATTAATACAATTTCTGAACAAATAAAAAATGGTTATAAATTAATCTATGTAATTGAAAATAAAGAAGTTATTTGTGTAACAGGCTTTATAATCTCACAAAAATTAGCATGGGGAAAGTATTTACATATTGATGATTTTGTAACTAATAAAAGTGTAAAATCAACAGATGCTGCTAAAGCTTTATTGGATTTTATTAAAATTTATGCAAAACAACAAGAATGTAGTTCTATTCATTTAGATTCTTCTATACAAAGGGAAGAAGCTCACAAATTTTATCTCAATGAAAATATGAAAATAGACTCTTATCACTTTAGTATCAATATAAAATGA
- a CDS encoding molybdopterin molybdotransferase MoeA, whose amino-acid sequence MRNFISYEKSIEILNNISINKQSTEKLFITNTIGRVIAKDIIADHNSPEFPTSAMDGYAIRYEDLNSNLIEIIDKNPAGSIVEKEVSNGVCIKTFTGSLMPKGSDTLIPIENVEVLDNKIKIINKVPFGFAVREIGENYKKDEILIKKGTIVGFAEIGVLASLNISQIEVIVNPTVAIASTGTEVLDLGEVQTNASQIRSSNHLTLEVLCKSNGANTLQMGIVKDDIDSITNLLEMALQKADIVVTTGGVSVGDYDFVQDVIKDKLKAEVLFHGVTVKPGMHILAALKDGKIIIALPGFAYSSTVCAILYVLPLIYKFRKANESLPIVKARINQNFPRKMSKTIFTACNVEYINGEYTINFDGKRQGTSAILTNMLESPALLIQKNDSDDIKSGDLVDILLLNNLK is encoded by the coding sequence ATGAGAAATTTTATAAGTTATGAAAAATCAATAGAAATATTAAATAATATTTCTATAAATAAACAAAGTACTGAAAAACTATTTATAACAAATACAATAGGTAGAGTTATAGCAAAAGATATAATTGCAGATCATAATAGTCCTGAATTCCCAACTTCTGCTATGGATGGTTATGCAATAAGATATGAGGATTTAAATAGTAATTTAATAGAAATCATTGATAAAAATCCAGCAGGTTCTATTGTAGAAAAAGAAGTTTCAAATGGTGTTTGTATAAAAACATTTACAGGATCATTGATGCCAAAAGGCAGTGATACTTTAATTCCTATTGAAAATGTTGAAGTTTTAGATAATAAAATCAAAATAATAAATAAAGTACCATTTGGATTTGCTGTTAGGGAAATAGGTGAAAACTATAAAAAAGATGAAATTCTAATTAAAAAAGGAACAATAGTAGGTTTTGCAGAAATTGGGGTTCTTGCTTCTTTAAATATTTCACAAATAGAAGTTATTGTAAATCCAACCGTTGCAATTGCAAGTACTGGTACTGAAGTTTTAGATTTAGGTGAAGTTCAAACAAATGCATCACAAATAAGAAGTTCAAATCATTTAACATTAGAAGTGTTATGTAAAAGTAATGGTGCAAATACTTTACAAATGGGTATTGTAAAAGATGATATTGATTCAATTACAAATCTTTTAGAAATGGCTTTGCAAAAAGCTGATATCGTGGTAACAACAGGTGGTGTTTCAGTTGGAGATTATGATTTTGTACAAGATGTAATAAAAGATAAATTAAAAGCTGAAGTTTTATTTCATGGGGTTACTGTAAAACCAGGTATGCATATCCTAGCAGCTCTAAAAGATGGAAAAATCATTATAGCACTTCCAGGATTTGCGTATTCATCAACTGTTTGCGCAATACTTTATGTACTTCCTTTAATATATAAATTTAGAAAAGCTAATGAAAGCTTACCAATAGTAAAAGCTAGAATAAATCAAAATTTTCCACGAAAAATGTCTAAAACAATATTTACAGCTTGTAATGTTGAGTATATAAATGGAGAATATACAATAAACTTTGATGGGAAAAGACAAGGAACAAGCGCAATATTGACAAATATGCTTGAAAGTCCTGCTTTACTTATCCAAAAAAATGATAGTGATGATATAAAATCAGGAGATTTAGTAGATATTTTACTTTTAAATAATCTTAAATAA
- a CDS encoding sensor domain-containing diguanylate cyclase — MGDKVLHYLNESPTVFFILRKIDGHWELEYVTSNVKNLYGYSAEDFLSKKVKHEDFIFPEDLHQYRLEVRQISKIIKDKYTYKPYRILRDNKIVWINHILKIIYDKNGKVSHYYGYLNDITESIKNKNDLEQYLSIINNNVLLSITNKEGNIIDVSDAFCKLTNFSKNELIGKKHNIFRHPSIKDDFFKELWSTILKGYIWKGEHLNIKKDGSEIWVENTITPNFDENKNIVGFTSLYNDITDKKKIAQISITDFLTSLYNRRHFNAIFELELKRAKRDNKNFVLMILDIDFFKQYNDTYGHDKGDEVLKNISLALKDTLKRASDYIFRLGGEEFAIITSDIQYIGLVRLCNRLLKSVSDLKIEHRSSSINDFVSISIGAKIIKSNSAFSETKFFKLADNALYEAKELGRNKAVIKE, encoded by the coding sequence ATGGGAGACAAAGTATTACATTATTTAAATGAAAGTCCAACAGTTTTTTTTATATTAAGAAAAATTGATGGCCATTGGGAACTAGAATATGTTACTTCAAATGTAAAAAATTTATATGGTTATAGTGCAGAAGATTTTTTATCAAAAAAAGTAAAACATGAAGATTTTATTTTTCCAGAAGATTTACATCAATACAGACTAGAAGTAAGACAAATTTCTAAAATAATTAAGGATAAATATACTTATAAACCTTATAGAATTTTAAGAGATAATAAAATAGTTTGGATTAATCACATTTTAAAAATAATATATGATAAAAATGGAAAAGTCAGTCATTATTACGGATATTTAAATGATATAACAGAGTCTATAAAAAATAAAAATGATTTAGAACAATATCTAAGTATTATAAATAATAATGTTTTATTAAGTATTACAAATAAAGAAGGGAACATAATTGATGTAAGTGATGCTTTTTGTAAATTAACTAATTTTTCAAAAAATGAATTAATAGGTAAAAAACACAATATCTTCAGGCATCCAAGTATTAAAGATGATTTTTTCAAAGAATTGTGGAGTACAATTTTAAAAGGTTATATTTGGAAAGGTGAACATCTTAATATAAAAAAAGATGGTAGTGAAATTTGGGTAGAAAATACTATTACTCCAAATTTTGATGAAAATAAAAATATTGTAGGTTTTACTTCCCTTTATAATGATATTACTGATAAAAAGAAAATAGCTCAAATATCAATTACAGATTTTTTAACAAGTTTATATAATAGAAGGCACTTTAATGCTATCTTTGAGTTAGAATTAAAAAGAGCAAAAAGAGATAATAAAAACTTTGTTTTAATGATTTTAGATATTGATTTTTTTAAACAGTATAATGATACCTATGGTCATGATAAGGGAGATGAAGTTTTAAAAAATATTTCGCTTGCTTTAAAAGATACTTTAAAAAGAGCAAGTGATTATATCTTTAGATTAGGTGGAGAAGAGTTTGCAATAATAACTTCAGATATTCAATATATTGGGTTAGTAAGATTATGTAATAGATTACTTAAGTCAGTTAGTGATTTAAAAATAGAGCATAGATCAAGTAGTATAAATGATTTTGTAAGTATTTCAATTGGTGCAAAGATTATAAAATCAAATTCAGCTTTTAGTGAGACAAAATTTTTTAAATTAGCTGATAATGCTTTATACGAAGCAAAAGAATTAGGCAGAAATAAAGCTGTAATAAAAGAGTAG
- a CDS encoding YbgC/FadM family acyl-CoA thioesterase, whose product MQIRVYYEDTDCGNVVYYANYLKFCERARSEIFFQKGLSPHNGDEFFVVKSVQAEYLKSAVFGDLLEVKTKLIEKKAASIVMEQDVYRNDELLFQGTFKLAFLKNYKPSKIPKELFEIFN is encoded by the coding sequence GTGCAAATAAGAGTCTATTACGAAGATACAGATTGCGGTAATGTTGTATATTACGCTAATTATTTAAAATTTTGCGAACGTGCGCGTTCAGAAATTTTTTTTCAAAAAGGTTTATCTCCTCATAATGGTGATGAATTTTTTGTGGTTAAAAGTGTGCAAGCTGAGTACTTAAAATCTGCTGTATTTGGGGATTTACTTGAAGTGAAAACAAAACTTATTGAGAAAAAAGCAGCTTCTATTGTAATGGAACAGGATGTTTATCGAAATGATGAATTACTGTTTCAAGGAACTTTCAAATTAGCTTTTTTGAAAAACTATAAACCTTCAAAAATTCCAAAAGAATTATTTGAAATATTTAATTAG
- a CDS encoding phospholipase D-like domain-containing protein — translation MFKSKFKVFFFIVFFTSTLFANEVNLNQNHVYFFPKQADEAKDKIVELIANSKDTIKISMYNFSYKKFAKELVEASKKGVKIQVILDEKKVEEDDEIYKYLKKNDIEIIISKKKLHTKIAIFDNKIALIGSLNWTKESFEENYESLLMSNNKEIIADIDNFFINFN, via the coding sequence ATGTTTAAATCAAAATTTAAAGTTTTCTTCTTTATTGTCTTTTTTACTTCTACTTTATTTGCAAATGAAGTTAACTTAAATCAAAATCATGTGTATTTTTTCCCAAAACAAGCAGATGAAGCAAAAGATAAGATTGTAGAGTTAATTGCTAATTCAAAAGATACAATAAAAATCTCTATGTATAACTTTTCTTATAAGAAATTTGCAAAAGAGTTAGTAGAAGCCTCTAAAAAAGGTGTAAAAATACAAGTAATATTAGATGAGAAAAAAGTAGAAGAAGATGATGAAATTTATAAATATCTTAAAAAGAATGATATAGAAATAATTATTTCTAAGAAAAAGCTACATACCAAAATTGCTATTTTTGATAATAAAATTGCTCTAATAGGAAGTCTAAATTGGACAAAAGAATCATTTGAAGAAAACTATGAATCTTTGCTAATGTCTAATAACAAAGAAATAATAGCCGATATTGACAACTTTTTTATTAATTTTAATTAA
- the ypfJ gene encoding KPN_02809 family neutral zinc metallopeptidase — MKWEDNRRSSNVEDRRDESPSNFGSKQNNSMMMLLPVIKMLIGTKIGRIILVVGVIAYFMGFNPLALLDMGTTTQNNTSSSQVINTQKDDKSAQFVSAVLAQTEDIWTDVFKKYNANYVEPKLVLFRNSVKSGCGFASSQTGPFYCPADQKVYLDLSFFDELAKRHDAPGDFAQAYVIAHEIGHHVQNITGTITKVQNAKQGLSDAKENALQVKVELQADCYAGLWAYYSKKDFNSIEKGDIQEALNAASAIGDDTLQKKAQGYVVPDSFTHGSSSQRMAWFKKGFEGGTLESCNTFN; from the coding sequence ATGAAGTGGGAAGATAACAGAAGAAGCTCAAATGTAGAAGATAGAAGAGATGAATCTCCTTCAAACTTTGGCTCTAAACAAAATAATTCAATGATGATGTTATTACCAGTTATAAAGATGTTAATTGGTACAAAAATAGGAAGAATTATTTTAGTTGTTGGTGTTATCGCCTATTTTATGGGATTTAATCCTTTGGCTCTTTTAGATATGGGCACAACAACTCAAAATAACACTTCAAGTTCACAAGTAATAAATACACAAAAAGATGATAAAAGTGCACAATTTGTAAGTGCAGTTTTAGCTCAAACAGAAGATATCTGGACAGATGTTTTTAAAAAATATAATGCAAATTATGTTGAACCAAAGTTGGTATTATTTAGAAACTCTGTAAAAAGTGGATGTGGTTTTGCTTCTTCTCAAACAGGTCCCTTTTATTGTCCTGCTGATCAAAAGGTATATTTAGATTTATCCTTTTTTGATGAGTTAGCAAAAAGACATGATGCTCCAGGAGACTTTGCACAGGCTTATGTAATAGCACATGAAATAGGACATCATGTACAAAATATTACAGGAACTATAACAAAAGTACAAAATGCAAAACAAGGTTTATCAGATGCAAAAGAAAATGCATTACAAGTAAAAGTTGAATTACAAGCTGATTGTTATGCAGGGCTTTGGGCATATTATAGTAAAAAAGATTTTAATTCAATAGAAAAGGGTGATATACAAGAAGCTTTAAATGCTGCAAGTGCAATTGGAGATGATACCTTACAAAAAAAAGCACAAGGGTATGTTGTGCCTGATTCTTTTACCCATGGAAGTTCATCTCAAAGAATGGCATGGTTTAAAAAGGGTTTTGAAGGTGGAACTTTAGAATCTTGTAATACTTTTAATTGA
- the rmuC gene encoding DNA recombination protein RmuC, with translation MLGNGIIEVNYLTLIVATIAILSGLLIILQFSRQKYENQLKALQDEALLKLKALNERIELNHSSYEGQINSLNTENRKLEEEKVLIKENFEDKLKVVEKHSSEMNRNTIETYELKLSSLTKLSDNKEKQLLREFEIKEENFNEKITLLEDSKKQMKIEFENLANKLFDENQKKSNINLGQVLTSFKDQLDSFGKRVNEIYNEETKQRSSLLTEIKNLKDLNNQIATDAVNLTKALKGQNKTQGDWGEMILSSILDQTGLREGKEYTIQGSFSDTEGKRLRPDVIVHLPSKKDIVIDSKVSLNSYIAYCKTENEAHKETASKELVKSITAHIKALSSKRYEEIEGVRTLDFVLMFIPVEGAFILATSTDDSLFKMAFEHNIMLVSPSTLYVTLRTIENIWRNEHQNENAQLISKKAADLYDKFAAFVSDIEDIGVNINRTQKSYDSAMNKLSLGNANLIKRAEEFIELGVKPKKQISSKLATQEEE, from the coding sequence ATGTTAGGTAACGGGATTATTGAAGTTAATTATTTAACCCTTATAGTAGCAACTATTGCCATATTATCAGGGTTATTGATTATTTTACAGTTTTCTAGACAAAAGTATGAAAATCAGCTAAAAGCTCTTCAAGATGAAGCTTTGTTAAAATTAAAAGCTTTAAATGAAAGAATTGAGTTAAATCATAGTTCTTACGAAGGTCAAATTAATAGTTTAAATACTGAAAATAGAAAATTAGAAGAAGAAAAAGTATTAATAAAAGAAAACTTCGAAGATAAGTTAAAAGTTGTAGAAAAACACTCTTCTGAAATGAATCGTAATACTATAGAAACTTATGAACTAAAGTTATCTAGTTTAACAAAACTATCAGACAATAAAGAGAAACAACTGTTAAGAGAATTTGAAATCAAAGAAGAGAACTTTAATGAAAAAATTACTCTTTTAGAAGATTCAAAAAAACAAATGAAAATAGAGTTTGAAAATCTTGCAAACAAACTTTTTGATGAAAATCAAAAAAAATCTAATATCAATTTAGGTCAAGTTTTAACGTCATTTAAAGATCAACTTGATTCATTTGGAAAAAGAGTAAATGAGATTTACAATGAAGAGACAAAACAAAGATCTTCTTTATTAACAGAAATTAAAAATCTAAAAGACTTAAATAATCAAATAGCAACAGATGCAGTTAATTTAACAAAAGCATTAAAAGGTCAAAATAAAACTCAAGGTGATTGGGGAGAAATGATTCTATCATCTATTCTTGATCAAACGGGTTTAAGAGAAGGAAAAGAATATACGATTCAAGGATCATTTAGTGATACAGAAGGAAAGAGATTAAGACCTGATGTTATTGTTCATTTACCTTCAAAAAAAGATATTGTTATTGATTCAAAAGTATCATTAAACTCATATATTGCTTATTGTAAAACAGAAAACGAAGCCCATAAAGAAACAGCATCTAAAGAGTTAGTTAAATCAATTACTGCTCATATAAAAGCATTAAGTTCAAAAAGATATGAAGAAATTGAAGGAGTTAGAACTTTAGATTTCGTGCTTATGTTTATACCTGTAGAAGGTGCCTTTATACTTGCAACTTCTACTGATGATTCATTATTCAAAATGGCGTTTGAACATAATATTATGTTAGTTTCTCCATCTACTTTATATGTTACATTAAGAACTATAGAGAATATTTGGAGAAATGAACACCAAAATGAAAATGCTCAACTAATATCTAAAAAAGCAGCTGATTTATATGATAAATTTGCAGCTTTTGTATCAGATATTGAAGATATCGGAGTTAATATTAATAGAACTCAAAAATCTTACGATAGTGCTATGAATAAATTATCATTAGGTAATGCAAATTTAATAAAAAGAGCTGAAGAGTTTATTGAATTAGGTGTAAAGCCAAAAAAACAAATCTCGTCTAAACTAGCAACTCAAGAAGAGGAATAA
- a CDS encoding ATP-binding protein → MIELSKKISTIVGKTNAEYGLIKEGDRVLVGFSGGKDSLTLIHALNRIKKVAPFNFDFKAVTVTYGMGEQVQFLSNHCAEHGIEHEIIDTQIFELAGEKIRKNSSFCSFFSRMRRGYIYTAAQEQGYNKIALGHHLDDAMESFFMNFFYNGTMRTMPPKYTAENGLEVIRPLIFCRERQLRAFADSNEINVIGDEACPGLRFDVKMPHARASTKDLLAKLEEENPKIFVSMKAAFSNIQLSTFFYKENEEIIESIEEDNIV, encoded by the coding sequence TTGATTGAATTAAGTAAAAAAATATCTACAATAGTTGGTAAAACTAATGCAGAATATGGATTAATAAAAGAGGGCGATAGAGTATTAGTAGGTTTTTCAGGTGGAAAAGATTCTCTTACCTTAATACATGCCCTAAATAGAATAAAAAAAGTAGCCCCATTTAATTTTGATTTTAAAGCAGTAACAGTAACTTATGGAATGGGTGAGCAAGTACAATTTTTAAGCAATCACTGTGCTGAGCATGGAATTGAACATGAAATTATTGATACACAAATTTTTGAATTAGCTGGAGAAAAAATCAGAAAAAATTCATCTTTTTGTTCATTTTTTTCAAGAATGAGAAGAGGATATATATACACAGCAGCACAAGAACAAGGATATAATAAAATTGCACTTGGACATCACTTAGATGATGCTATGGAATCATTTTTTATGAATTTCTTTTATAATGGTACTATGAGAACTATGCCTCCTAAATATACAGCAGAAAATGGTTTAGAAGTAATTCGTCCTTTAATTTTTTGTAGAGAAAGACAATTAAGAGCATTCGCAGATTCAAATGAGATTAATGTTATTGGTGATGAAGCTTGTCCTGGTTTAAGATTTGATGTAAAAATGCCACATGCAAGAGCCAGTACAAAAGACTTATTAGCTAAATTAGAAGAAGAAAATCCAAAAATATTTGTATCTATGAAAGCTGCCTTCTCAAATATCCAACTATCAACATTTTTTTATAAAGAAAATGAAGAAATCATAGAAAGCATTGAAGAAGATAACATCGTATGA
- a CDS encoding SO_0444 family Cu/Zn efflux transporter, with translation MEMAISLANNFLVLLDAMSIYILIGLLIAGILKQLIPDDFVVKHLGKGSVSSVLKATIFGIPLPVCSCSVIPLAQGLRKEGASKGAVQSFLISSPITGVDSILATFSFFGLLFTIFRVISSIMIAIIVGLIQNFVDKDESSLKKEDEVVSSCGCTSSCSSTETKIEKKKFSFKSAFSYAYVTLFVDMVKPLFIGLLFGAIFTTFAPKEYTSLLFENQILTYIVIMLFSMPLYVCATASLPIAAALMMEGMSAGAAFIFLTAGPATSAITMSVVYKTLGKTSLIIYLSTIGVLSFIFGFGFDFFFSDVNILQFDLHNEESSLVSQIASFVMLFLIAYYLMKPLLVKKSTSIDSCCGSNSSCCEEKKENKIDGNKLKFKV, from the coding sequence ATGGAAATGGCTATTTCCCTAGCAAATAACTTTTTAGTTTTATTAGATGCAATGTCTATTTATATTTTAATTGGATTGTTAATAGCCGGTATATTAAAACAACTTATACCAGATGATTTTGTAGTTAAGCATTTGGGAAAAGGTTCTGTTTCTTCTGTCTTAAAAGCTACAATATTTGGTATTCCCCTTCCTGTTTGTTCATGTTCTGTTATTCCCCTTGCACAAGGTCTTAGAAAAGAGGGTGCAAGTAAAGGTGCTGTTCAAAGTTTTTTGATTTCTAGTCCTATTACAGGAGTTGATTCTATACTAGCTACTTTTTCATTTTTTGGATTATTATTTACAATTTTTAGAGTTATTTCATCTATAATGATTGCAATAATCGTAGGCTTAATTCAAAATTTTGTTGATAAAGATGAATCTTCATTAAAAAAAGAAGATGAAGTAGTTTCTTCATGTGGCTGCACTAGTTCTTGCAGTAGTACTGAAACAAAAATAGAAAAAAAGAAATTCTCTTTTAAGAGTGCTTTTTCATATGCTTATGTTACACTTTTTGTTGATATGGTTAAACCTTTATTTATAGGTTTACTTTTTGGAGCTATATTTACTACTTTTGCTCCCAAAGAATATACTTCATTACTTTTTGAAAATCAAATATTAACATATATTGTAATTATGCTTTTTTCTATGCCATTATATGTATGTGCAACAGCTTCGTTGCCAATTGCTGCTGCTTTAATGATGGAAGGTATGAGTGCAGGTGCTGCATTTATATTTTTAACAGCTGGTCCTGCAACAAGTGCTATTACTATGAGTGTTGTATATAAAACATTGGGTAAGACTTCATTGATTATTTATTTAAGTACTATTGGTGTTTTATCTTTTATTTTTGGATTTGGTTTTGATTTCTTCTTTAGCGATGTAAATATTTTACAATTTGATTTACATAATGAAGAATCTAGTTTGGTTTCTCAAATAGCAAGTTTTGTTATGCTTTTTTTAATTGCTTATTATTTAATGAAACCTTTATTAGTAAAAAAGAGTACAAGTATTGATTCTTGTTGTGGCTCAAATTCATCTTGTTGTGAAGAAAAAAAAGAAAATAAAATAGATGGAAATAAATTAAAATTTAAGGTGTAA
- a CDS encoding M48 family metallopeptidase, protein MLEIFVIAYCLYFAFNTYTSFMQIGYVKDAKKLKPIILDSRKYEEAANYSIEKEKMAIVSSFYDFILFILWIGFGLSFLDSIIQIDSMLLKAVVFVNSFIIINWVLGLPFELYSTFKLNKKYGFSNMTPSLFIKDTIKTALLFLIFGSLVIAGISFIINSFAMWWIWGFAFIFSIIILINMLYPVIRDKMFDKFEKLKDEELEKKIENLLDEVGFKSSGVFSVDASKRDNRLNAYFGGLGATKRVVLFDTLVEKLTHNELLAVLGHELGHFKNGDIIKNIGIMGVVMFVFFAIFGNLPEELFLGLKLHSEPYAIIAVFLIFSPILSFFLMPLISLISRHNEYAADEFGSNLATKEDLVSALLKLANENKSFPLSHPLYIFFYYSHPPLVERFKELGYDVNNLDLNKFNNKEFDYVR, encoded by the coding sequence ATGTTAGAAATTTTTGTTATTGCATATTGTTTATATTTTGCATTTAATACTTATACATCTTTTATGCAAATTGGTTATGTAAAAGATGCAAAAAAATTAAAACCAATTATTTTAGATTCAAGAAAATATGAAGAAGCTGCAAATTACTCTATTGAAAAAGAGAAAATGGCCATAGTTTCATCATTTTATGATTTTATTTTATTTATTTTATGGATTGGTTTTGGTCTGTCTTTTTTAGATTCGATTATTCAAATTGATTCTATGTTATTAAAAGCTGTTGTTTTTGTAAATAGTTTTATTATTATAAATTGGGTTTTAGGACTTCCTTTTGAATTATATTCAACTTTTAAATTAAATAAAAAATATGGTTTTTCAAATATGACTCCTTCTTTATTTATAAAAGATACTATTAAAACTGCTTTATTGTTTCTAATTTTTGGTTCTTTAGTTATTGCTGGAATCAGTTTTATTATAAATAGTTTTGCTATGTGGTGGATTTGGGGATTTGCTTTTATTTTCTCTATCATTATTTTAATAAACATGCTTTATCCTGTAATTAGAGATAAAATGTTTGATAAATTTGAGAAATTAAAAGATGAAGAACTAGAAAAAAAAATCGAAAATCTTTTAGATGAAGTTGGATTCAAAAGTTCAGGTGTATTTTCAGTTGATGCTAGTAAAAGAGATAATAGATTAAATGCATATTTTGGTGGATTGGGTGCTACTAAAAGAGTGGTATTATTTGATACCTTAGTTGAAAAATTAACTCATAATGAACTATTAGCTGTTTTAGGTCACGAATTAGGACACTTTAAAAATGGAGATATTATAAAAAATATTGGAATTATGGGCGTTGTTATGTTTGTGTTTTTTGCTATTTTTGGAAATTTACCTGAGGAACTATTTTTAGGCTTAAAATTACATAGCGAGCCCTATGCTATTATTGCTGTATTTTTAATTTTTTCTCCAATATTATCATTTTTCTTAATGCCTTTAATTTCTTTAATTTCAAGACATAATGAATATGCAGCAGATGAATTTGGTTCAAATCTAGCTACAAAAGAAGATTTAGTTAGTGCTTTATTAAAACTTGCAAATGAAAATAAATCATTTCCATTATCTCATCCTTTGTATATTTTCTTTTATTATTCTCACCCACCTTTAGTGGAAAGATTTAAAGAGTTAGGTTATGATGTGAACAATTTGGATTTAAATAAATTTAATAATAAGGAATTTGATTATGTTAGGTAA